Proteins encoded within one genomic window of Deltaproteobacteria bacterium IMCC39524:
- a CDS encoding IS1595 family transposase gives QAKRHLRRFNGIPREHFGLFLKECEWRFNTPDPKTQLLLLKQIVKENMG, from the coding sequence TCAGGCCAAGCGTCATTTGCGCAGATTCAACGGCATTCCCAGAGAGCATTTTGGGCTCTTTTTGAAGGAATGTGAGTGGCGTTTCAACACCCCTGACCCAAAAACTCAATTGTTATTGTTAAAACAAATAGTTAAAGAGAATATGGGCTAG